Below is a window of Cupriavidus sp. MP-37 DNA.
GCTGGCCACGGTCGGGTGGCGCAGCACGTCGCGCACGGCCTGCTCCAGGCTGATGCCGGTCACGTCCACCGCCGGCAGCGGCTGCTCGACGCGCCTGACGTCGCGGTGCATGCGCGGCGGCTTGCCCAGCAGCACGTCCATCGGCATGTTGACCGCGTAGTGCTCCTTGAGCGCGGCGTCGACGCTGGCGTCGACCAGCTGCAGCTGCTTCTCTTCAGTGGCGATGCCGACCACGGCGAACGGCGAACGCTCGCGCTCGCACATGGCCTGGAACTGCGGGAAGCTGTCCGGCGCGATCGCCAGCACATAGCGCTCCTGCGACTCGTTGCACCAGATCTCCGCCGGCGACAGGCCGGACTCTTCTAGGTGCACCTGGCGCAGGTCGAAGCGCGCGCCGCGGCCGGCGCCGTCGACCAGTTCCGGGAAGGCATTGGAGATGCCGCCCGCGCCGACGTCGTGGATCGACAGGATCGGGTTGGCGTCGCCAAGCTGCCAGCAGGCGTTGATCACTTCCTGCGCGCGGCGCTCCATCTCGGGGTTGCCGCGCTGGACCGAATCGAAGTCCAGGTCGGCGGTGTTGGTGCCGGTCGCCATCGAGCTGGCGGCGCCGCCGCCCATGCCGATGCGCATGCCCGGGCCGCCCAGCTGGATCAGCAGCGTGCCGGCCGGCAGCGGGTTCTTGTGCGTGTGCGAGGCATCGATATTGCCGATGCCGCCGGCGATCATGATCGGCTTGTGGTAGCCGCGCACGGTGCCGCCGACGTTCTGCTCGTAGACGCGGAAGTAGCCGCCCAGGTTGGCGCGGCCGAATTCGTTGTTGAAGGCGGCGCCGCCGAGCGGGCCGTCGATCATGATCTGCAGCGGCGAGGCGATGCGGTCCGGCTTGCCGGTCACGCCGGGCTTGTGGTCGGGGTTGCGGTGCGCCACCGGCTGGGCCGCGTCGCGGTCGTTTTCCCATGACTCGACCGCGTCGGGCAGCATCAGGTTGGACACCGTGAAGCCGGTCAGGCCGGCCTTGGGCTTGGCGCCGCGGCCGGTCGCGCCCTCGTCGCGGATTTCACCGCCGGCGCCGGTGGAGGCGCCCGGGAACGGCGAGATCGCGGTCGGGTGGTTGTGCGTCTCGACCTTCATCAACGTATGCGTCAGCGCCTGGTGGCGGCCGTACTTGTGGTCGTCGCCGCGCGGGAACCAGCGCTCGGCCACGTCGCCTTCCATCACCGCCGAGTTGTCCGAATAGGCCACGATCGAGCCCTGCGGATTGAGCTGGTGCGTATTGCGGATCATCGCGAACAGCGACTTGTCCTGCTGCACGCCGTCGATGGTCCAGGTGGCGTTGAAGATCTTGTGGCGGCAGTGCTCGCTGTTGGCCTGCGCGAACATCATCAGCTCGACGTCGGTCGGGTTGCGCTGCAGCCTGGCGTAGGCGTCGACCAGGTAGTCGATCTCGTCCTCGGACAGCGCCAGGCCCATCTCGACGTTGGCCGCGGCCAGCGCGCTGCGGCCGGCGGAGATGTCGATAAAGCGCAGCGGCTTGGCCGGCAGCTCCTGGAACAGGCCGGCGGCATCGTCACGCGACGCGACCACGGTCTCGGTCATGCGGTCGAACAGGTGCGCGGCGACCGCGGCGCGGGTGTCCGCGTCCAGCGACTTGCGCCCGCGCAGCAGGCCCTTCTTGCAGACCACGGTGATTTCGATGCCGCGCTCGATGCGGTGGATATGCGTGAGGCCGCAGTTGTGGGCGATGTCGGTGGCCTTGCTGGCCCACGGCGAGATCGTGCCGAAGCGCGGGATCACCACGAAGCGGTCGCCCTCGGGCTGCTCGGCGAACGGTGCGCCATAGGTCAGCAGCGCCGCCACGCGCGACTGGTCGTCGGCCGACAGCGGCGTCTGCGCATCGACGAAATGCAGGAACTGGCCGTGCACCGACTCGATATCGGCGTCGATTTGCCGGAGAGCGGTGAGCAGGCGTTGCTGACGGAAGGCGGAAAGCGCCAAAGCGCCGGGGAAGCACGAGAAATGCGCCATGATCGTAGCGGTCAGGGAGGCGAGAGGTAGGGGCTGCAGCATGGCCGGCACCGCTGCATGGGGTGCCGGCTGGCGGGAAACCGCTATTGTACCTTGCCGCGCCCCGCTTTTTGCACTGCGACATCACGGCTGCGCTGTGTCAGCCTCGAGCGTGATAATGCTTATGCATCACTTGGAGGCGATGCGCGCGTCAGAGTGACGTTGCCGAGCGCGCGGCCTGCTCGTACAGGCCGGTCAGCACCCGCATCAGCCGGGCCAGCTCGCCGATCTCGGCATTCTCTTCGCTGCCTGCGGTGAAATTGCTGGTCAGGCATTGCTCGCGGATCTCGCGGTAGCGCGAACAGGCCTCGGCGCCGGCCTCGGTGGTCGAGTACGTCGCCTCCTTGCCCACGCGCTCCCCGCTCACCAGCCCCAGTCCCTGCAGCTTCTTCAGCGCATAGGTGACCAGGTGCGTGTCTTCCACATTGAGCACGAAGCAGATATCGGCGAGCCGCTTGGGCCGGCCGCGGTGGTTGACGTGGTGCAGCACCAGCACATCCAGGAAGGTCAGGTCGCGCACGCCGGCCGCGCCCATGCAGCGCACCACCCAGCGGCTGTAGGCGTTGTAGGCGGTGTTCAGGCCGAACTCGAATTCCGACAACTCGGGGCTGCGCACCGACACCAGGTGCGACGACGACACGATATTCGCGCCGGCGGCGCGCGACAGCGCGGTGGCGTGTCTGCCGGCAGGGACATCGGCGGTAGCCGCGGCGGGCGCGCTTTCGGCTGGCTTGCGTGACATGCGGGAGATTCCTTTCAATGGGGGGCTGCGCACACCGCGTACAGGCGGTTCATGGCGCCGGATTTCACCGGGCCGACCACGGTGGCAGGGGCTTTTAGCCTGGCAGTTTATCGGTGAATTACCACGAACAAAACGACATTTCGCCCCCCGCCCGGCCAGGGTATCGAATCGTGCACACCGCGTTTCGGACGCTTCTCAGACGGGCCGGAGACGCTATACTGTATATCCATACAGTATCGACCCCGAGCCCCCATGTCGCCCGAACCTGCAAACTGCCCCCTCTGCGGCGCTGCTGCCGAGCGCACGCGCGCCGCGCCCCGCGGCTACCTCTACCTCTGCCCCGGTTGCGG
It encodes the following:
- a CDS encoding winged helix DNA-binding protein codes for the protein MSRKPAESAPAAATADVPAGRHATALSRAAGANIVSSSHLVSVRSPELSEFEFGLNTAYNAYSRWVVRCMGAAGVRDLTFLDVLVLHHVNHRGRPKRLADICFVLNVEDTHLVTYALKKLQGLGLVSGERVGKEATYSTTEAGAEACSRYREIREQCLTSNFTAGSEENAEIGELARLMRVLTGLYEQAARSATSL
- the purL gene encoding phosphoribosylformylglycinamidine synthase — protein: MAHFSCFPGALALSAFRQQRLLTALRQIDADIESVHGQFLHFVDAQTPLSADDQSRVAALLTYGAPFAEQPEGDRFVVIPRFGTISPWASKATDIAHNCGLTHIHRIERGIEITVVCKKGLLRGRKSLDADTRAAVAAHLFDRMTETVVASRDDAAGLFQELPAKPLRFIDISAGRSALAAANVEMGLALSEDEIDYLVDAYARLQRNPTDVELMMFAQANSEHCRHKIFNATWTIDGVQQDKSLFAMIRNTHQLNPQGSIVAYSDNSAVMEGDVAERWFPRGDDHKYGRHQALTHTLMKVETHNHPTAISPFPGASTGAGGEIRDEGATGRGAKPKAGLTGFTVSNLMLPDAVESWENDRDAAQPVAHRNPDHKPGVTGKPDRIASPLQIMIDGPLGGAAFNNEFGRANLGGYFRVYEQNVGGTVRGYHKPIMIAGGIGNIDASHTHKNPLPAGTLLIQLGGPGMRIGMGGGAASSMATGTNTADLDFDSVQRGNPEMERRAQEVINACWQLGDANPILSIHDVGAGGISNAFPELVDGAGRGARFDLRQVHLEESGLSPAEIWCNESQERYVLAIAPDSFPQFQAMCERERSPFAVVGIATEEKQLQLVDASVDAALKEHYAVNMPMDVLLGKPPRMHRDVRRVEQPLPAVDVTGISLEQAVRDVLRHPTVASKSFLISIGDRTVGGMNARDQMVGPWQVPVADVAVTTLDYQGTAGEAMTMGERTPLAVIDAPASGRMAIGEALTNLAAAPVKDLGKVKLSANWMAACGVEGEDAKLYDTVHAVGMELCPALGISIPVGKDSLSMRTKWQDNGVDKEVVAPVSLIISAFAAVDDVNRTLTPQLRTDAGDTVLIAIDLGRGKNRMAGSILAQVTQQVGDSAPDVDNAEDLKNFFNVIQRLNRDGKLLAYHDRSDGGFMAALAEMAFAGHCGISLNVDMLALDPQQEQDYGDAKNWAQQIAERRNDQTLRALFSEELGAVVQVRMEDRDAVFAVLREAGLSACSHVVGKPNTTDQVEIYRDAKKVFGASRTDLQRNWSEVSWRIARLRDNPACADSEYDRLLDAADPGISPVLTFDPAQDIAAPFIATGARPRVAILREQGVNSQIEMAYSMDRAGFDTHDVHMSDLIAGRANLADFQGFVACGGFSYGDVLGAGEGWAKTILFNAQMAEQFAAFFNRQDTFALGVCNGCQMMSNLAPIIPGAGAWPKFTRNQSEQYEARYVTVEVQSSPSIFFAGMEGSRIPIVVAHGEGFADFSQQGNIDQAHVALRFVDNYGAVTQTYPLNPNGSPDGITSVTTVDGRFTVLMPHPERVFRAATMSWAPDAWKQVADGGSPWMRMFRNARKWVG